A segment of the Solanum lycopersicum chromosome 9, SLM_r2.1 genome:
CTTGAATTGAGGGATGGAGGATCTGACTACCTCGGAAAGGGTGTTTCGAAGGTTGGCGTTTCACTGCTAAGCTTTAGTTTGATGATTATActgatcattttgattaatattttttaatgctGTTCTTCCCGTGTAGGCTGTTAACAATGTCAACTCAATTATTGGCCCTGCTCTTGTTGGCAAGGTTTGTTGTATTTCTCCCGTTAATATCTTAATAGgctatttttttgttaagttgCTATTATTGTTCATTTCTGACATACAAAGTATTACTATTTTCCAGGACCCAACTGATCAGACTGGTCTTGATAACTTCATGGTTCATCAGTTAGATGGAACTCAAAATGAGTGGGGTTGGTGCAAAGAAAAGGTGTTACTATTTATGCCAAGTATAAAGTTAATTATTCTATCAAGAGAAGTTCATCTTTCATGAATATAACTGTATTGGCTTTTCTTCAGCTTGGTGCAAATGCCATCCTTGCTGTGTCACTTGCTGTGTGTAAAGCTGGCGCTGCTGTCAGGAATGTGCCATTGTACAAGGTATACAGAGAATCACTTCTTGTTCGAGTGTCTGACTTCCCGAGTAGTTGTCTTTTGTATATTAGGCAGAAAATGTTTACGTTAATATTTTGTGCTTGTGAAGAATGATGTCTCACTTTTACTTTAGTTATTTCGTAGGATGATTTATCTTGATTGTTTAAACAGTAGTCAAGAGAGGGATTCATTGGTTTTCATGGAGTCCATGCACATTCTTTGGATTTATCTACACCCTAAGGCCTAAGCCTTGCATCGCTATTGAACTATTGCCAATTGGCAAGGCAGAAACCATATGAACCTTTAATCTTCCCCATGTTTACTGTTCCTATATGTGACTCACGTTCCTCCCACCCcaatgcaaaaaataaaataggagatAAAATAAATTCCACCATTTGATTCTCTATTACCTAAAGGCTACTAGGACAAATTAAGTTTCTAGTTGCAATTGGATTAATCTGCGATCATGTGGTTACTTGTATATATTGCCTCCTCTCTTTGCAGCACATTGCTGATTTGGCTGGTAACAAGAAGTTGGTATTACCAGTTCCTGCCTTCAATGTGATTAATGGTGGATCTCATGCCGGAAACAAACTCGCAATGCAGGTATGCCATTAGTTTGCGTCAACTATGCATCCGTGTGCTCTTTACTAGAACGATTCTCATTAGTAGTTATCTTGCAGGAATTTATGATCCTTCCTGTTGGAGCTGCTAATTTCAAGGAGGCCATGAAGATGGGCTGTGAAGTCTATCACCATTTGAAGGTTTGAGAGCTTTTATTACCTCTAAATATTGTTTTAGGTGGACCAATCTTATATATGCTTTTGAATTTAGGGGATCGATTGGTGTCTTTGGCTCCATTCAAGCTCACAATCTCATTTGACTTTGTTCATGTTATACTTTCTCCTCTTTATCTTGTTTTGTCTGATAATAGTTATGCTTTAATTGCAGGCTGTGATTAAGAAGAAATATGGTCAGGATGCCACAAATGTCGGTGATGAGGGTGGTTTTGCTCCTAATATCCAGGTGAAGTACATTCTTATGCTGTTGTATTACATCCTGTTGAATGTTACCCCAGTGCACTGACATGAATATGGTTTCGAAAATTCAGGAGAACAAGGAAGGTCTTGAATTGCTCAAGACAGCCATTGAGAAAGCAGGTTACACTGGAAAGGTGAGTATCTCAATTACATTTTGAGTCGCACAATTCTTTGTTTTCATAGCTGTTGTTAGATGATCTGGTGGCTGAGatgattttctttttaggtGGTCATTGGAATGGATGTTGCAGCATCTGAATTTTACGGAAAGGACAAATCTTATGACCTGAACTTCAAAGAAGAGGCAAGTACTAACTATTGCTTCTTTCACACATGCTTTTTTCGAGGTAGTCTTGTAGTCAAACTGTTCATACGTTGTTCAGTTTTGCTCATATCAATTCTTCTTTGCAGAGCAATGACGGCTCACAAAAGATATCAGGTGACCAACTCAAGGACTTATACAAGTCATTTGTGTCCGAGTACCCTATTGTTTCAATTGAAGATCCATTTGACCAAGATGACTGGGAGACCTATGCTAAGCTCACTGCTGAGATTGGGGAGCAAGTACAGATTGTCGGTGATGACCTTCTTGTCACCAACCCTAAGGTAAGGTTGAAGCTTGAACTATATTAAGTGGTTGCATATCACAGTTTTTGTTGCca
Coding sequences within it:
- the PGH1 gene encoding enolase — translated: MATIKSIKARQIFDSRGNPTVEVDVHISNGVFARAAVPSGASTGIYEALELRDGGSDYLGKGVSKAVNNVNSIIGPALVGKDPTDQTGLDNFMVHQLDGTQNEWGWCKEKLGANAILAVSLAVCKAGAAVRNVPLYKHIADLAGNKKLVLPVPAFNVINGGSHAGNKLAMQEFMILPVGAANFKEAMKMGCEVYHHLKAVIKKKYGQDATNVGDEGGFAPNIQENKEGLELLKTAIEKAGYTGKVVIGMDVAASEFYGKDKSYDLNFKEESNDGSQKISGDQLKDLYKSFVSEYPIVSIEDPFDQDDWETYAKLTAEIGEQVQIVGDDLLVTNPKRVAKAIAEKTCNALLLKVNQIGSVTESIEAVKMSKKAGWGVMTSHRSGETEDTFIADLAVGLSTGQIKTGAPCRSERLAKYNQLLRIEEELGSEAVYAGASFRKPVEPY